DNA sequence from the Hyalangium minutum genome:
AAGCGCCTGACGGCAGAGGACGCATTGAACGCGGCATTCAGGATGGATCGCCCATGGAAAGACTTTGGCCCGTGGCTGCGCAGGCTCAAACGGCTGGGCTTCCCGAATCTCTGGAGCCGCTATCAGATCTCGACGATCTATGTGCAGTCCTTGCACAACTTCCCGGAGCAAACCCGAGACGCTTTTGAGATGTTGGCGGACACAAGGCGCAGGGTCTTGAGGCGACGCAAGGATCGTTCTTCGCGCCAACAGATGCTTGACGGGATCGAGCACGCCCGACGCGAGGCAGCACAATACGGCATCCAGCCGCCCGCGAAATCGAAGCGGTAGGGCACGGGAAACGCCCGCACAATCCCAGCTCGGCCCCATGGGCGCGCGCGGCGGACAGCTCCAGCTCGGGCCGGTGGCGCTCGCCAGGACGGCAGCCATCGTCGCCGCTCCGGTCGCGGGAGGGACGGCCCTTCGCCTCATCGACTCGGGCCGCCCCCCGCACAGATCTCCGGCCCCCTTCTCGTACGCCAACACCCTGAAGCCTGCCTCCACACCTCAAGCACGCCAACACATCCAGGGCGAACGTCCTTTTCTGCAGCCCGGCCCAGTCCAAACCGGGGGTGCGCTCCTTCCAAAGGCTCCTCCACCCTCGCGGCAAAGGCGGGGCTCTCCTCCGTAAGCCCCGGCTCCGCCCCTGCTTGAGGGAGCAACGTCCCCGGCCTCGGACGTGCAGTCAGAGCATCGGGAGCTCGGGCCTGGGCTCGGAGGCAAAGGCCTCGTCGATGAGCGAAATCTCCTCCCGCGTGAGTCGCAGGTCCGCGGCCCCCGCATTCTCCTCCACGTGCGCCACGCGCGAGGCTTTGGGGATGGCGAAGAGCGAGGGGCGCCGGGTGACGAAGGCGAGCGCCACCTGGCGGAGGGTGGCCCCGTGGTTGCGCGCGACCTGGACCAGCGCGCGCCCCCTGGGTGACGAGGGAGACGGGAACTGGCCGTGGCCGAGGGGGCTGTAGGCGACCATCGACACCCGGTGGTCCTCGCACCAGGGGAGGACGCGGTACTCGGTGGTGCGCTCCTCCAGGTTGTAGAGCACCTGGTTGCAGGTGATGCGCCCCTCGCCCGTGAACCCGAGCGCCTCCTCGAGGTCGTCCACGTCGAAGTTGCTCACGCCCCAGCTGCGAATCTTCCCCTGGTCCACCAGCCG
Encoded proteins:
- a CDS encoding aldo/keto reductase, which codes for MRTHAWGPTGWQVPVLGQGTWYLDQAHREEAIRALRRGLELGMTHVDTAEMYGSGAVEEMVGEAISGRRDEVFLVSKVLPSNASFRGTLGACERSLERLGTDWLDCYLLHWRGKYPLEETFGAFDRLVDQGKIRSWGVSNFDVDDLEEALGFTGEGRITCNQVLYNLEERTTEYRVLPWCEDHRVSMVAYSPLGHGQFPSPSSPRGRALVQVARNHGATLRQVALAFVTRRPSLFAIPKASRVAHVEENAGAADLRLTREEISLIDEAFASEPRPELPML